The following coding sequences lie in one Isoptericola variabilis 225 genomic window:
- a CDS encoding ThiF family adenylyltransferase has translation MTRTSASTHTQDAGGLPPLVAPGRPLGGDEAVRYARHLSLPGVGVEGQRRLAAARVLVVGAGGLGSPALLYLAAAGVGTLGVVDDDVVDASNLQRQVLHGTGDVGTPKTASAAAALADVNPAVRVVEHRERLGSRNALDLLRGYDLVLDGSDNFATRYLVSDAAELAGVPVVWGGIYRFQGQVATFWAAPPGDVEGVTYRDVFPEPPPPALAPDCATGGVLGALCGTIGSVMATEAIKLVTGAGRTLLGRLAVYDALELTWRHLTVRRDPTRPAVAALPDDAAYATFCGVPPVAPPSSPTTVSPRELAALRASAAAGDGVEPFVLDVREPWEVQVAALDGAHVVPSGAFAGPDRDAVVADVAHRADGRPVHVLCKAGPRAARVAAVLRDEGLDAREVAGGIAAWSRDVDPSVPSY, from the coding sequence GTGACCCGGACCTCGGCATCCACCCACACCCAGGACGCGGGCGGTCTGCCCCCGCTCGTCGCCCCCGGCCGGCCGCTCGGGGGCGACGAGGCCGTGCGCTACGCGCGGCACCTCTCGCTGCCCGGGGTCGGCGTCGAGGGGCAGCGCCGCCTCGCGGCGGCCCGCGTCCTGGTGGTGGGCGCGGGCGGACTCGGCAGCCCGGCGCTGCTCTACCTCGCGGCCGCCGGGGTCGGCACGCTCGGGGTCGTCGACGACGACGTGGTCGACGCCTCGAACCTCCAGCGCCAGGTGCTCCACGGGACCGGCGACGTCGGCACGCCCAAGACCGCCTCGGCCGCCGCGGCGCTCGCCGACGTCAACCCCGCGGTCCGCGTCGTCGAGCACCGCGAGCGCCTCGGCTCGCGCAACGCCCTCGACCTGCTGCGGGGGTACGACCTGGTGCTCGACGGGTCGGACAACTTCGCGACCCGCTACCTCGTCTCGGACGCGGCCGAGCTCGCCGGCGTGCCGGTCGTGTGGGGCGGCATCTACCGCTTCCAGGGCCAGGTGGCGACGTTCTGGGCGGCGCCGCCCGGTGACGTCGAGGGCGTGACGTACCGCGACGTCTTCCCGGAGCCCCCGCCGCCCGCCCTCGCTCCCGACTGCGCCACGGGCGGCGTGCTCGGTGCGCTGTGCGGCACGATCGGCTCGGTCATGGCCACCGAGGCGATCAAGCTCGTCACGGGAGCCGGGCGCACCCTGCTCGGGCGCCTCGCGGTCTACGACGCCCTCGAGCTCACGTGGCGGCACCTGACCGTGCGGCGCGACCCCACGCGCCCCGCCGTGGCCGCGCTGCCCGACGACGCCGCGTACGCCACGTTCTGCGGCGTGCCGCCCGTGGCCCCGCCGTCGTCCCCCACGACCGTCTCGCCGCGCGAGCTCGCCGCGCTGCGGGCGTCCGCGGCCGCCGGCGACGGCGTCGAGCCGTTCGTGCTCGACGTCCGCGAGCCGTGGGAGGTCCAGGTCGCCGCTCTCGACGGGGCGCACGTCGTGCCGTCGGGGGCGTTCGCCGGTCCGGACCGGGACGCCGTGGTCGCCGACGTCGCGCACCGTGCCGACGGCCGGCCCGTGCACGTGCTGTGCAAGGCCGGCCCGCGCGCCGCGCGTGTCGCGGCCGTGCTGCGCGACGAGGGGCTCGACGCGCGGGAGGTCGCCGGCGGCATCGCCGCCTGGTCGCGCGACGTCGACCCGTCCGTGCCGTCGTACTGA
- a CDS encoding ABC transporter ATP-binding protein — translation MSATPAPPRAGANLLPIADRAEVKRTVGRLFRRHRGALGAIAALHTVAAVAGLAGPYLLGRIIDEVAGGTRLGRVDTLALVLVGAVVAQAVVTRFAQKVSMVFGEEVFAELREEFMNTVTRLPLSVVEKAGTGDLVARTTNDVNKLQHAVRFGVPRVLVCIVTIVLTVVASFLADPLVAIGLLSGVPLIWVATRWYLKRATPGYLRESAAYATVNGTITEAVEGARTTDALFLGSKVRRRLRRDLAETFEAEKYTLGLRLRLIPSLDAAVAVAPIVVVLWGAWLASQDLTTVGTVATIALYAHQLGGPVFDLVFWLDELQVAAVALARLVGVGLVGPDRQAGTAVPASDEVRAHAVRYAYREGHDVLHGIDLDLRPGERLAVVGPSGAGKSTLGRMLAGIHPPTGGSVTVGGVPLVELPLEDLRTHVALVTQEHHVFVGSLAENLRLADTTASDERLWEALGAVDAREWAAALPDGLETEVGSGGHALTPAQAQQVALARLVLLDPHTLVLDEATSLLDPRAARHLERSLNAVLTGRTVVAIAHRLHTAHDADRVAVVDGGRITEIGPHDDLVAAGGDYARLWHSWQHE, via the coding sequence ATGAGCGCCACCCCCGCGCCCCCGAGGGCGGGCGCGAACCTGCTGCCCATCGCGGACCGCGCCGAGGTCAAGCGCACCGTGGGCCGGCTGTTCCGCCGGCACCGCGGGGCGCTCGGCGCCATCGCGGCGCTGCACACGGTCGCGGCCGTGGCCGGCCTCGCGGGCCCGTACCTGCTCGGGCGGATCATCGACGAGGTCGCGGGCGGCACCAGGCTCGGCCGCGTCGACACGCTCGCGCTCGTGCTCGTCGGCGCCGTCGTCGCGCAGGCCGTCGTCACCCGCTTCGCGCAGAAGGTGTCGATGGTCTTCGGCGAGGAGGTGTTCGCCGAGCTCCGCGAGGAGTTCATGAACACCGTGACGCGGCTGCCGCTGTCCGTGGTCGAGAAGGCCGGGACGGGCGACCTGGTCGCGCGCACGACCAACGACGTCAACAAGCTCCAGCACGCGGTGCGCTTCGGCGTCCCGCGGGTGCTCGTGTGCATCGTCACGATCGTGCTGACGGTCGTCGCGTCGTTCCTCGCCGACCCGCTCGTGGCGATCGGCCTGCTGTCGGGCGTGCCGCTCATCTGGGTCGCGACGCGCTGGTACCTCAAGCGGGCGACGCCCGGCTACCTGCGCGAGTCGGCGGCGTACGCGACGGTCAACGGCACGATCACCGAGGCCGTGGAGGGCGCGCGCACGACCGACGCGCTCTTCCTCGGCTCCAAGGTGCGACGCCGGCTGCGCCGGGACCTGGCCGAGACGTTCGAGGCCGAGAAGTACACGCTCGGCCTGCGGCTGCGGCTCATCCCGTCGCTCGACGCCGCGGTGGCCGTCGCGCCGATCGTCGTCGTGCTGTGGGGCGCGTGGCTCGCCTCGCAGGACCTCACGACCGTCGGCACGGTCGCGACGATCGCGCTGTACGCCCACCAGCTCGGCGGGCCGGTGTTCGACCTCGTGTTCTGGCTCGACGAGCTGCAGGTCGCCGCCGTCGCGCTCGCGCGGCTCGTCGGCGTGGGGCTCGTCGGCCCGGACCGGCAGGCCGGCACCGCGGTGCCCGCCTCGGACGAGGTGCGCGCGCACGCGGTCCGCTACGCCTACCGCGAGGGTCACGACGTGCTGCACGGCATCGACCTCGACCTGCGCCCGGGCGAGCGGCTCGCCGTCGTCGGGCCGTCGGGCGCGGGCAAGTCGACGCTCGGGCGCATGCTCGCGGGCATCCACCCGCCCACCGGCGGGTCCGTCACCGTGGGCGGCGTGCCGCTCGTCGAGCTGCCGCTCGAGGACCTGCGCACGCACGTCGCGCTGGTGACGCAGGAGCACCACGTGTTCGTCGGGTCGCTCGCCGAGAACCTGCGGCTCGCGGACACGACGGCGTCCGACGAGCGGCTCTGGGAGGCGCTCGGCGCGGTCGACGCGCGCGAGTGGGCGGCCGCGCTGCCCGACGGGCTCGAGACCGAGGTCGGCTCGGGCGGGCACGCGCTCACCCCGGCGCAGGCCCAGCAGGTCGCGCTCGCGCGGCTCGTGCTGCTCGACCCGCACACGCTCGTGCTCGACGAGGCGACGTCGCTGCTCGACCCCCGCGCCGCGCGGCACCTCGAGCGCTCGCTCAACGCGGTGCTCACGGGCCGCACGGTCGTCGCGATCGCGCACCGCCTGCACACGGCGCACGACGCCGACCGGGTCGCCGTGGTCGACGGCGGGCGGATCACCGAGATCGGCCCGCACGACGACCTGGTCGCGGCGGGCGGCGACTACGCGCGGCTGTGGCACAGCTGGCAGCACGAGTGA
- a CDS encoding ABC transporter ATP-binding protein → MTVRPLPLPDTGTPPLTSAARLLTWQAWRQRDVLAKSLLVGVVAMLASAAAPLLLGRAIDEGLAHGFGPELWVWCGAMLVAAAVIVVAGIFSHTWDVENWLRAAFSFSQLIGDKASRAGHAITRRLPTGEVVAAVANDALRVGDMFAMAGRFTGGVLAYVVVALVVLSQNLTLGLVLTLGIPVVAGVLALLVKPLQSRQGTHREAQGRLTALGSDTVSGLRILRGIGGEEVFAGRYARQSQEVRRQGVRVAVLQSVLDGLQVLLPGLLVALVLWLGARAAVVGDITSGQLVAYYGYAAFLSWPVQIATQMLQMVIRAVVSSRKILGVLQVEEATPQPARPADAPPEGAELVDETSGLVLRPGRVVGLVSADPDASARIAVRLGRFDDEAEAATPVRLGGVLLADLDKETLRHRVVVSEATPHLFSGVLGEELDARGRASEADLLAALFAADAHDVLDSVPGGLEGELPEKGRSLSGGQRQRVALARALLTDPEILVLIEPTSAVDAHTEARIAERVSTVRRGRTTLVVTASPLVLDRLDEVVLLDGDARVAASGTHAELLERDDELGARYRDVVGRSMAEDTTELAEDTDELEGAAR, encoded by the coding sequence ATGACCGTGCGCCCCCTTCCTCTGCCCGACACGGGCACCCCACCCCTGACGTCCGCGGCGCGCCTGCTCACCTGGCAGGCGTGGCGCCAGCGCGACGTGCTCGCGAAGTCGCTGCTCGTGGGCGTCGTGGCCATGCTCGCGTCGGCCGCGGCACCGCTGCTGCTGGGCCGCGCGATCGACGAGGGGCTCGCGCACGGGTTCGGCCCCGAGCTGTGGGTCTGGTGCGGCGCGATGCTCGTCGCGGCCGCCGTCATCGTCGTCGCGGGCATCTTCAGCCACACGTGGGACGTCGAGAACTGGCTGCGCGCCGCGTTCTCCTTCTCGCAGCTCATCGGGGACAAGGCCTCCCGCGCCGGCCACGCGATCACGCGCCGCCTGCCCACGGGCGAGGTCGTCGCCGCGGTCGCGAACGACGCGCTGCGCGTCGGCGACATGTTCGCCATGGCGGGCCGGTTCACGGGCGGCGTGCTCGCCTACGTCGTCGTCGCGCTCGTCGTGCTGTCGCAGAACCTCACGCTTGGGCTCGTGCTCACGCTCGGCATCCCGGTCGTGGCCGGCGTCCTCGCGCTGCTGGTCAAGCCGCTGCAGTCGCGCCAGGGCACGCACCGCGAGGCGCAGGGCCGCCTGACGGCGCTCGGCTCGGACACCGTCTCGGGCCTGCGCATCCTGCGCGGCATCGGTGGCGAAGAGGTCTTCGCCGGGCGCTACGCGCGCCAGTCGCAGGAGGTGCGCCGCCAGGGCGTGCGCGTCGCGGTGCTGCAGTCGGTGCTCGACGGCCTGCAGGTGCTCCTGCCCGGCCTGCTCGTCGCCCTCGTGCTGTGGCTCGGCGCGCGTGCCGCCGTCGTGGGCGACATCACGAGCGGCCAGCTCGTGGCCTACTACGGCTACGCGGCGTTCCTCTCGTGGCCGGTGCAGATCGCGACCCAGATGCTGCAGATGGTCATCCGGGCGGTCGTGTCGTCGCGCAAGATCCTGGGCGTCCTGCAGGTCGAGGAGGCGACGCCGCAGCCCGCGCGGCCGGCCGACGCGCCGCCCGAGGGCGCGGAGCTCGTCGACGAGACGAGCGGTCTCGTGCTGCGGCCCGGACGCGTCGTGGGCCTGGTCTCGGCCGACCCGGACGCGTCGGCACGCATCGCGGTCCGCCTCGGCCGGTTCGACGACGAGGCCGAGGCCGCGACGCCGGTCCGGCTCGGCGGCGTGCTGCTGGCCGACCTCGACAAGGAGACCCTGCGCCACCGCGTCGTGGTCTCCGAGGCGACGCCGCACCTGTTCTCGGGCGTGCTGGGCGAGGAGCTCGACGCGCGCGGCCGGGCGAGCGAGGCGGACCTGCTCGCGGCGCTCTTCGCGGCCGACGCGCACGACGTCCTCGACAGCGTCCCGGGCGGCCTGGAGGGCGAGCTGCCCGAGAAGGGCCGGTCGCTCTCGGGCGGCCAGCGCCAGCGCGTCGCGCTCGCGCGGGCCCTGCTCACCGACCCGGAGATCCTCGTGCTCATCGAGCCCACGAGCGCCGTGGACGCCCACACCGAGGCCCGCATCGCCGAGCGCGTCTCGACCGTGCGCCGCGGCCGCACGACGCTCGTCGTCACGGCGAGCCCGCTCGTGCTCGACCGCCTCGACGAGGTGGTCCTGCTCGACGGCGACGCGCGCGTCGCGGCGTCGGGCACGCACGCCGAGCTGCTCGAGCGCGACGACGAGCTCGGCGCGCGCTACCGCGACGTCGTCGGCCGCAGCATGGCCGAGGACACGACGGAGCTGGCCGAGGACACCGACGAGCTGGAAGGAGCCGCGCGATGA
- a CDS encoding DUF3817 domain-containing protein → MTSPQQPVPAPTSDQAAAAIRKARGALARYRVLAIVTGVMLLVLCVEMFFKYVVPVDAVVDYMGWVPFAHGWIYVVYLVTVLDLWAKMRWGFGRLVTMVLAGVVPVMSFVLEKKVHAEADAKLTALAERYAVEA, encoded by the coding sequence GTGACCTCCCCGCAGCAGCCCGTCCCCGCACCGACGTCCGACCAGGCCGCGGCCGCCATCCGCAAGGCCCGCGGCGCCCTGGCGCGCTACCGCGTGCTGGCGATCGTCACGGGCGTGATGCTGCTCGTGCTGTGCGTCGAGATGTTCTTCAAGTACGTCGTGCCGGTCGACGCCGTCGTCGACTACATGGGGTGGGTGCCCTTCGCGCACGGGTGGATCTACGTCGTGTACCTGGTCACGGTGCTCGACCTGTGGGCCAAGATGCGTTGGGGCTTCGGCCGCCTGGTGACGATGGTGCTCGCGGGCGTCGTGCCGGTCATGTCGTTCGTGCTGGAGAAGAAGGTGCACGCCGAGGCCGACGCCAAGCTCACCGCGCTCGCGGAGCGGTACGCGGTCGAGGCCTGA
- the guaA gene encoding glutamine-hydrolyzing GMP synthase, with amino-acid sequence MTSPATARSASTTTPRPVLVVDFGAQYAQLIARRVREAKVYSEIVPHTFTVEQMLAKDPAAIILSGGPASVYATGAPFVDPALFDAGVPVLGICYGFQAMAKALGGEVAQTGLREYGGTEVEVCSAGVLLAGTPDHQTTWMSHGDAVHAAPEGFEVLATSAGSPVAAFEDRGRRLFGVQWHPEVKHSAHGQTVLEHFLYEGAGLAPDWTPGNVIADQVEAIRKQVGDARVICGLSGGVDSSVAAALVQKAVGDQLTCVFVDHGLLREGEAEQVERDFVAATGVNLVVRDERKRFLDALAGHSDPETKRKIIGREFIRVFEDAARDIVADAGAHGEEVKFLVQGTLYPDVVESGGGEGAANIKSHHNVGGLPDDLQFELVEPLRTLFKDEVRAVGLELGVPEAIVWRQPFPGPGLGIRIVGEVTGERLEILRKADAIAREELTRAGLDRDIWQCPVVLLADVRSVGVQGDGRTYGHPIVLRPVSSEDAMTADWTRLPYDVLSVISTRITNEVAEVNRVVLDVTSKPPGTIEWE; translated from the coding sequence GTGACGTCGCCCGCCACCGCTCGTTCCGCATCCACCACGACGCCCCGCCCGGTCCTCGTCGTCGACTTCGGCGCGCAGTACGCGCAGCTCATCGCGCGCCGCGTCCGCGAGGCCAAGGTCTACTCGGAGATCGTCCCGCACACGTTCACGGTCGAGCAGATGCTCGCCAAGGACCCGGCCGCGATCATCCTGTCCGGCGGCCCGGCGTCCGTCTACGCCACGGGCGCCCCGTTCGTCGACCCGGCCCTGTTCGACGCCGGCGTGCCGGTCCTCGGCATCTGCTACGGCTTCCAGGCCATGGCCAAGGCGCTCGGCGGTGAGGTCGCCCAGACCGGCCTGCGCGAGTACGGCGGCACCGAGGTCGAGGTGTGCTCGGCCGGCGTGCTGCTCGCCGGCACCCCCGACCACCAGACCACGTGGATGAGCCACGGCGACGCCGTGCACGCCGCGCCCGAGGGCTTCGAGGTGCTCGCGACGTCCGCCGGCTCGCCCGTCGCGGCCTTCGAGGACCGCGGCCGCCGCCTCTTCGGCGTGCAGTGGCACCCCGAGGTCAAGCACTCCGCGCACGGCCAGACGGTGCTCGAGCACTTCCTCTACGAGGGCGCGGGCCTCGCGCCCGACTGGACCCCCGGCAACGTCATCGCCGACCAGGTCGAGGCGATCCGCAAGCAGGTCGGCGACGCGCGCGTGATCTGCGGCCTGTCCGGCGGCGTCGACTCCTCGGTCGCGGCCGCGCTCGTCCAGAAGGCGGTCGGCGACCAGCTGACCTGCGTCTTCGTCGACCACGGGCTGCTGCGCGAGGGTGAGGCCGAGCAGGTCGAGCGCGACTTCGTCGCCGCGACCGGCGTCAACCTCGTCGTGCGCGACGAGCGCAAGAGGTTCCTCGACGCGCTCGCCGGCCACAGCGACCCGGAGACCAAGCGCAAGATCATCGGCCGCGAGTTCATCCGCGTCTTCGAGGACGCCGCACGCGACATCGTGGCCGACGCCGGCGCGCACGGCGAGGAGGTCAAGTTCCTCGTCCAGGGCACGCTCTACCCCGACGTCGTCGAGTCCGGCGGCGGCGAGGGCGCGGCCAACATCAAGTCGCACCACAACGTGGGCGGCCTGCCCGACGACCTGCAGTTCGAGCTCGTCGAGCCGCTGCGCACGCTGTTCAAGGACGAGGTGCGCGCGGTCGGCCTCGAGCTCGGCGTCCCCGAGGCGATCGTGTGGCGCCAGCCGTTCCCCGGCCCCGGCCTGGGCATCCGCATCGTCGGCGAGGTCACCGGCGAGCGCCTGGAGATCCTGCGCAAGGCCGACGCCATCGCGCGCGAGGAGCTCACCCGGGCGGGCCTGGACCGCGACATCTGGCAGTGCCCCGTCGTGCTGCTCGCCGACGTGCGCTCGGTCGGCGTCCAGGGCGACGGCCGCACCTACGGCCACCCGATCGTGCTGCGCCCCGTGTCGTCCGAGGACGCCATGACGGCGGACTGGACCCGCCTGCCGTACGACGTCCTGTCGGTCATCTCGACCCGCATCACCAACGAGGTCGCGGAGGTCAACCGCGTGGTCCTCGACGTGACGAGCAAGCCGCCCGGCACCATCGAGTGGGAGTGA
- a CDS encoding DUF6463 family protein, which translates to MVVEGALAQPQPLAERLDRHAADPGGGQQVVRCSGFWTVVLAAVHVAATPVFYPESVRSILDARVLGAVDSDPAQATLRGVAFWYVTVGLVLGLVGSSVMAAERRGDGAPRGFATLMAATGLWGVVLSAVSGFWFSFPIAWLARRSSRRR; encoded by the coding sequence GTGGTGGTAGAAGGAGCCCTTGCTCAGCCCCAGCCGCTCGCAGAGCGCCTCGATCGTCACGCCGCCGATCCCGGAGGAGGCCAGCAGGTCGTCAGGTGCTCAGGGTTCTGGACCGTGGTCCTCGCCGCGGTCCACGTGGCTGCGACACCGGTGTTCTACCCGGAGTCGGTGCGCAGCATCCTCGACGCGAGGGTGCTCGGCGCGGTCGACTCCGACCCCGCCCAGGCGACCCTGCGCGGAGTGGCGTTCTGGTACGTCACCGTCGGGCTCGTCCTCGGCCTCGTCGGGTCCTCCGTCATGGCGGCCGAGCGACGGGGCGACGGGGCGCCGCGCGGGTTCGCCACGCTGATGGCGGCGACGGGCCTGTGGGGCGTCGTGCTCAGCGCCGTCTCGGGCTTCTGGTTCTCCTTCCCCATCGCGTGGCTGGCGCGGCGCAGCTCACGACGGCGGTGA
- a CDS encoding TetR/AcrR family transcriptional regulator, with translation MASSGIGGVTIEALCERLGLSKGSFYHHFKGMAGFRTALLEHFEERETRAFVAAVEALPLTGGAERLWALAEAVAADEAHDTLEPQVRVWASRDPVAREHLERVDRRRLEYLREQCRLVTQDADLADDVATTIYLVVVGASHVVPQVLVRDQVRLWDRLAGRSRHDLARRAPPPGGTPPRRRPARAATTAAAPPRGCAR, from the coding sequence CTGGCCTCCTCCGGGATCGGCGGCGTGACGATCGAGGCGCTCTGCGAGCGGCTGGGGCTGAGCAAGGGCTCCTTCTACCACCACTTCAAGGGCATGGCCGGGTTCCGGACGGCGTTGCTCGAGCACTTCGAGGAGCGCGAGACGCGCGCGTTCGTCGCCGCGGTCGAGGCGCTGCCCCTGACGGGCGGCGCGGAGCGGTTGTGGGCGCTCGCCGAGGCCGTCGCGGCGGACGAGGCGCACGACACCCTCGAGCCGCAGGTCCGGGTGTGGGCCTCCCGGGACCCGGTGGCCCGCGAGCACCTCGAGCGGGTCGACCGCCGGCGCCTCGAGTACCTCCGGGAGCAGTGCCGGCTCGTCACCCAGGACGCAGACCTCGCCGACGACGTCGCCACGACGATCTACCTCGTCGTCGTGGGGGCGAGCCACGTCGTGCCCCAGGTGCTCGTGCGGGACCAGGTGCGCCTGTGGGACCGGCTCGCGGGTCGCTCGAGGCACGACCTCGCTAGACGAGCGCCGCCGCCCGGCGGTACGCCTCCTCGGCGTCGGCCAGCACGCGCGGCCACGACAGCGGCAGCTCCGCCGCGCGGTTGTGCGCGATGA
- a CDS encoding glycosyltransferase family 4 protein, translated as MRITHVTDSYLPLLGGIETQVARLAGRQAAAGHDVEVITTTPGPQGRGVSTERGDDGVTVHRVAARVPGGFPVHPRSTHHVVARLRAADAAGRRPDVVHLHMGVLAPTAQLALRPVTRLGLPAVMTVHSVWGRWEHVLGALDRLVRWSRWPVQWSAVSELTAAPLRRVLRASGLDDAAADARVSVLGNGIDVERWRLHRTERGERAEGGEVHVVSATRFAPRKRVLPLLEAVAEAARRAPGGLVATIGGDGPQLAEARRFVRERGLSDVVRLPGRLTPVELQRLYMRADVFVAPAVQDAFGIAALEAQAAGLAVVSRSQSGVAERLVDGRDALLVDDDAAMADALVRLVEDPALLDRIIAHNRAAELPLSWPRVLADAEEAYRRAAALV; from the coding sequence GTGCGCATCACCCACGTGACCGACTCGTACCTGCCGCTCCTGGGCGGGATCGAGACGCAGGTCGCCCGGCTCGCCGGCAGGCAGGCCGCCGCGGGCCACGACGTCGAGGTGATCACCACGACCCCGGGCCCCCAGGGGCGTGGCGTGAGCACGGAGCGCGGCGACGACGGCGTCACGGTGCACCGCGTGGCGGCACGCGTCCCGGGCGGCTTCCCGGTCCACCCCCGCTCGACCCACCACGTCGTCGCCCGGCTGCGCGCGGCCGACGCCGCGGGCCGCCGGCCCGACGTCGTGCACCTGCACATGGGCGTCCTCGCGCCGACGGCGCAGCTCGCGCTGCGGCCCGTGACGCGGCTCGGGCTCCCCGCCGTCATGACGGTCCACAGCGTCTGGGGCCGGTGGGAGCACGTGCTGGGCGCGCTCGACCGGCTCGTGCGCTGGTCCCGGTGGCCCGTGCAGTGGTCGGCGGTGAGCGAGCTGACCGCCGCTCCCCTGCGCCGCGTCCTGCGTGCGTCGGGGCTCGACGACGCCGCGGCGGACGCGCGCGTGTCGGTGCTGGGCAACGGCATCGACGTCGAGCGGTGGCGCCTGCACCGCACCGAGCGCGGCGAGCGCGCGGAGGGCGGCGAGGTGCACGTCGTCTCCGCGACCCGCTTCGCCCCGCGCAAGCGCGTGCTGCCCCTCCTCGAGGCGGTCGCCGAGGCCGCGCGCCGCGCGCCGGGCGGGCTCGTCGCGACGATCGGCGGCGACGGCCCCCAGCTCGCCGAGGCCCGGCGGTTCGTGCGTGAGCGCGGCCTGTCCGACGTCGTGCGGCTGCCCGGGCGTCTCACCCCCGTCGAGCTGCAGCGGCTCTACATGCGCGCCGACGTCTTCGTCGCGCCCGCGGTGCAGGACGCGTTCGGCATCGCCGCGCTCGAGGCCCAGGCGGCCGGGCTCGCCGTCGTGAGCCGGTCGCAGTCGGGCGTCGCCGAACGGCTCGTCGACGGGCGGGACGCGCTCCTGGTGGACGACGACGCCGCGATGGCCGACGCGCTCGTCCGGCTCGTCGAGGACCCCGCCCTGCTCGACCGCATCATCGCGCACAACCGCGCGGCGGAGCTGCCGCTGTCGTGGCCGCGCGTGCTGGCCGACGCCGAGGAGGCGTACCGCCGGGCGGCGGCGCTCGTCTAG